Proteins encoded in a region of the Gammaproteobacteria bacterium genome:
- a CDS encoding cytochrome c — protein sequence MRVWLLIALFLLTKLAYSESVELNGQQLFEARCSICHQLPAPDMLNHRQWHRVINTMQIRMQQADIEPLDEDEITAIKEYLQWYVDD from the coding sequence ATGAGAGTGTGGTTACTCATCGCGCTATTTTTGCTCACCAAGCTGGCTTATTCTGAATCGGTCGAATTAAATGGCCAGCAGCTTTTTGAGGCTCGATGCAGTATTTGTCACCAACTGCCTGCACCCGATATGTTGAATCATCGGCAGTGGCACCGGGTAATCAACACCATGCAAATTCGTATGCAACAAGCGGATATTGAGCCGCTGGATGAGGACGAAATTACCGCAATAAAAGAGTATTTGCAGTGGTATGTAGATGATTAA
- a CDS encoding alginate export family protein, whose product MMSFFAKKMKWGVCVISGATLMVAGSAASASGITEAIKGGEVSGDFRLRMETVTQDNALNDANALTLRSRLGYRTADYKGLTGFMEFENVTALNDDYEPMPSNPAKTESVVADPEGTEVNQLYLKYVSGGHAITAGRQRVILDNARFVGNVGWRQNEQTFNAIVFTVDSVADTSLVYAYVDGVNTILGGEYDTSAYIFNASYTGFSAGKITGYSYVIEQDDVPSASNSILGLRFSGATDVAEAKVKYTLEYAKQSDYAEGTNIDAQYLLAELGAEFSGVGIKLGYEVLGDGKGANDASFSTPLATKHAFNGWADAFLTTPTDGLQDIYLSVTTQIEGVKLLAVYHDYSADTGSADHGSEINLLAAKKFAGHYTALLKYADYSAGDSGTDTRKLWLMGQMKF is encoded by the coding sequence ATGATGAGCTTTTTTGCTAAAAAAATGAAGTGGGGTGTTTGTGTCATTAGCGGCGCTACCCTAATGGTTGCAGGCTCGGCAGCATCGGCATCTGGAATCACTGAAGCGATTAAAGGGGGTGAGGTCAGCGGTGATTTTCGTCTGCGAATGGAGACGGTGACTCAAGATAACGCCCTAAATGATGCAAATGCACTCACATTGCGCAGTCGGCTGGGTTATCGAACAGCGGACTACAAGGGATTGACTGGTTTTATGGAGTTTGAAAATGTTACCGCGCTGAATGATGATTATGAGCCGATGCCCAGTAACCCGGCCAAAACAGAGTCAGTGGTGGCTGATCCGGAAGGCACCGAGGTTAATCAGCTCTATTTGAAGTATGTTTCGGGTGGTCACGCGATTACCGCAGGTCGCCAGCGGGTTATTCTGGATAATGCCCGTTTTGTGGGCAACGTTGGGTGGCGCCAAAATGAGCAGACATTTAATGCCATTGTCTTTACGGTAGATTCCGTTGCGGATACCTCACTTGTTTATGCTTACGTGGACGGGGTTAATACAATCCTCGGGGGTGAGTACGATACTTCCGCGTATATCTTTAACGCATCATATACTGGCTTTAGTGCCGGAAAAATAACCGGTTACTCCTATGTTATTGAGCAGGATGATGTGCCTTCGGCCTCAAATTCAATCCTGGGTTTACGGTTTTCCGGGGCGACAGATGTAGCAGAAGCCAAGGTAAAATATACGCTTGAGTATGCGAAGCAGTCGGATTATGCCGAGGGCACTAATATTGATGCCCAATACCTGTTGGCTGAATTAGGCGCAGAATTCAGTGGTGTGGGTATCAAGCTGGGCTACGAAGTGTTGGGGGATGGTAAGGGTGCAAATGACGCTTCATTCAGCACGCCCTTAGCCACGAAACACGCCTTTAATGGCTGGGCAGATGCCTTTTTAACCACGCCTACCGATGGCCTGCAGGATATTTATCTCTCCGTTACCACCCAAATTGAAGGGGTAAAGCTGTTAGCCGTCTACCACGACTACTCCGCAGATACCGGCAGTGCCGACCATGGCTCGGAGATCAACCTGCTTGCCGCTAAAAAGTTTGCAGGCCACTACACTGCGCTACTAAAGTATGCAGATTACTCTGCGGGTGATAGTGGTACGGATACCAGAAAGCTGTGGTTGATGGGGCAGATGAAATTTTAG
- a CDS encoding OsmC family protein, with protein MKARIKWVEDATFLGESGSGHAVVMDGPPESGGRNLGVRPMEMLLLGMGGCASFDVVSILKKSRQPITDCIAEITAQRADDEPKVFTQIHIHFIVSGEGLKEKQVARAVSLSAEKYCSASIMLGKTAKISHDYQIRGGVDE; from the coding sequence ATGAAGGCGCGGATTAAATGGGTAGAAGATGCCACTTTTCTGGGCGAGTCAGGTAGCGGGCATGCGGTTGTAATGGATGGCCCACCCGAGAGTGGTGGCCGCAACCTGGGTGTACGCCCCATGGAGATGCTGCTGCTGGGAATGGGCGGCTGCGCCAGTTTTGACGTGGTGAGTATCTTGAAGAAATCGCGCCAGCCGATAACTGACTGTATTGCCGAAATCACAGCGCAACGGGCTGATGATGAGCCCAAGGTATTCACTCAAATACACATACACTTTATTGTGTCGGGTGAAGGGCTTAAAGAGAAGCAGGTGGCGCGGGCGGTCTCGCTCTCGGCAGAAAAATATTGTTCGGCCTCCATCATGTTGGGAAAAACCGCTAAAATAAGCCACGACTATCAAATACGAGGTGGTGTTGATGAGTGA
- a CDS encoding VOC family protein, whose protein sequence is MSELPVRPKPTGGMRHVALFLENFEACEQFYTELMGMKLEWRPDPDNLYLTSGNDNLALHRAKNVDMSGFQRLDHIGFIIESPEQVQVWYDYLLAHDVKMKTTPRQHRDGAHSFYCFDPDGNTVQIIYHPPIS, encoded by the coding sequence ATGAGTGAGTTACCCGTTCGTCCGAAGCCCACAGGGGGAATGCGCCATGTGGCACTTTTTCTGGAAAACTTCGAAGCGTGTGAACAGTTTTACACTGAGTTAATGGGCATGAAGCTGGAGTGGCGGCCCGATCCGGATAACCTCTACCTGACCAGTGGCAACGATAACCTGGCGTTACACCGCGCAAAAAATGTCGATATGAGTGGCTTTCAGCGGCTGGATCACATCGGCTTTATTATTGAATCTCCCGAGCAGGTACAGGTGTGGTATGACTATCTGCTGGCACACGATGTCAAGATGAAAACCACCCCGCGCCAGCATCGGGATGGTGCCCATAGCTTTTACTGCTTCGACCCTGACGGTAATACTGTGCAGATCATATATCACCCGCCTATTTCATAG
- a CDS encoding group 1 truncated hemoglobin: protein MSSLFDRLGGNAAVDAAVDIFYAKVLADDRINQFFTTVDMETQAAKQKAFLTMAFGGPNSYTGLDMREGHKHMNLNEGHFTAVVENLAATLKELGVSDADIAEVAEVANSVKDDVLNR from the coding sequence GTGAGTTCATTATTTGATCGTTTGGGTGGTAATGCGGCTGTAGATGCAGCGGTAGATATTTTTTACGCTAAGGTATTGGCAGATGATCGTATCAACCAGTTTTTTACAACGGTTGATATGGAGACACAAGCGGCCAAGCAAAAAGCCTTTTTAACCATGGCTTTTGGTGGTCCGAATAGCTATACCGGGCTGGATATGCGTGAAGGGCATAAACATATGAACCTGAACGAAGGTCATTTTACTGCGGTGGTTGAAAATCTGGCCGCTACACTGAAAGAACTGGGTGTTTCTGATGCCGATATTGCCGAAGTTGCTGAAGTTGCCAATAGCGTAAAGGATGATGTGCTAAACCGTTAA
- the speD gene encoding adenosylmethionine decarboxylase: protein MKKLKLHGFNNLTKTLSFNIYDICYAKTSQERRAYIEYIDEEYNAERLTHILTEVTRIIGANVLNIARQDYEPQGASVTLLVSEESDLSDLQNSEAPGPLPKTVVAHLDKSHITVHTYPESHPDNGISTFRADIDVSTCGRISPLKALNYLIHSFDSDMVTMDYRVRGFTRDIDGHKHFIDHGINSIQNFIAEDTKELYEMIDVNVYQENIFHTKMMLKEMLLPRYLFASAIEDFSKEELTIIHHSLKREMLEIFYGRNMSNMPE, encoded by the coding sequence ATGAAGAAGTTGAAACTACATGGTTTTAACAACCTAACCAAAACCCTGAGCTTCAATATTTATGATATCTGTTATGCCAAAACGTCGCAGGAACGCCGCGCTTACATTGAGTATATCGATGAAGAGTACAATGCTGAACGCTTGACTCATATTCTCACAGAGGTGACCCGTATCATTGGCGCTAATGTGCTGAACATTGCCCGCCAGGATTATGAACCGCAGGGTGCCAGCGTCACGCTGTTGGTCTCTGAGGAGTCAGACCTATCGGACTTACAGAACAGCGAGGCCCCTGGCCCGCTGCCCAAGACGGTCGTTGCTCACTTGGATAAATCACACATTACCGTACACACCTACCCCGAGAGCCACCCTGATAATGGCATCTCAACCTTTCGAGCTGATATTGATGTCTCGACCTGTGGCCGCATCTCACCGCTGAAGGCGTTGAACTACCTGATTCACAGTTTTGACTCCGACATGGTGACTATGGATTATCGGGTGCGCGGCTTTACCCGTGATATTGATGGCCACAAACACTTTATCGATCACGGCATTAACTCCATCCAGAACTTCATTGCGGAAGATACCAAAGAGCTGTACGAAATGATTGATGTGAATGTCTATCAGGAAAATATTTTCCATACCAAGATGATGCTTAAAGAGATGCTGCTGCCCCGTTATCTGTTTGCTTCGGCGATAGAAGATTTCAGTAAGGAGGAGCTGACGATTATCCACCATAGCCTCAAGCGTGAAATGCTGGAGATCTTCTATGGTAGAAATATGAGTAACATGCCTGAATAA
- a CDS encoding molybdopterin-dependent oxidoreductase: MSKMTKTTCPYCGVGCGVLVAANADGGYTVQGDPLHPANFGKLCSKGSALGETLGLEGRLLQPEIEGIPASWDQALGEVAERFLATVEQHGPDAVAFYVSGQLLTEDYYVANKLIKGYIGTANIDTNSRLCMSSSVTGHKRAFGSDTVPCCYEDLERAKLIVLAGTNAAWCHPVLFQRINQAKRVNPDLMVVVIDPRETPSCDIADLHLPLRSGTDTVLFNGLLSYLQRDGEINHSYLNAYTEGFETALRMAEKTAPSVDSVALRCGLEVSVVQAFYRLFSRTERVVTVYSQGINQSTSGSDKVNAIINCHLATGRIGRPGMGPFSFTGQPNAMGGREVGGLANMLAAHMEIKNPAHRTLVQSFWGSPAIPKQSGRKAVDMFDDIAKGKIKAVWIMATNPAASMPNADHVAEAIKQCEFVVVSDCVKQTDTTLRANILLPAQGWGEKSGTVTNSERRISRQRAFQAAAGEAKPDWWIISEVAKRMGYSDGFNYQHPYEIFNEHAALSGYRNNGERDFDLSALSSQTQQSYHQLSPIQWPVNQQQPAGSARMFSDGHFFTPSGKAQFQAIEPRLPAHMPCDSFPFILNTGRVRDQWHTMTRTGKAPRLSEHSPEPYIAIHPDDAVALSINEDALATVTSRWGEMIGRVRLDNGQRRGELFAPMHWSEQFSSRGKASAVVNPAVDPLSGQPEFKHTPVQLKPYQTAWHGFILSRRALKLEGVCYWARATGNNHYRYEVAGEQRSKDLPAWARSYLCTSNNDVNWVELLDNGANTYRGIRMTGDQVESCIFIAPDKALPPRSWLASLFEKEVLDNDERRALLTGKPPVGQVDTGRVVCACFKVGENSIREAIQKHGLKSVEEIGSYLNAGTNCGSCVPELKKLLG, from the coding sequence ATGTCCAAGATGACAAAAACAACCTGCCCCTATTGTGGTGTTGGCTGCGGAGTGCTGGTAGCAGCGAATGCTGATGGCGGCTACACAGTCCAAGGTGACCCGCTGCACCCCGCTAATTTTGGCAAGCTCTGCTCCAAAGGGTCGGCGTTGGGCGAAACCTTGGGACTGGAGGGGCGGCTGCTCCAGCCCGAAATTGAGGGAATACCCGCCAGCTGGGATCAGGCGCTTGGGGAGGTCGCGGAGAGGTTTTTAGCAACCGTTGAGCAGCACGGCCCTGACGCGGTCGCTTTTTATGTGTCGGGGCAACTCTTGACTGAAGATTACTATGTCGCCAATAAGCTGATCAAAGGTTATATCGGCACAGCCAATATTGATACCAACTCGCGGCTCTGCATGTCCTCTTCTGTCACAGGCCATAAACGCGCTTTTGGGTCAGACACCGTGCCCTGCTGTTATGAAGATCTGGAACGAGCAAAGCTGATTGTACTGGCCGGCACCAATGCAGCCTGGTGTCATCCGGTACTGTTTCAGCGAATCAACCAGGCAAAGCGGGTCAACCCCGATCTGATGGTGGTAGTAATCGACCCCAGAGAGACCCCCAGCTGTGACATTGCCGACCTCCACCTGCCCCTGCGTTCTGGTACCGATACCGTACTGTTTAATGGCTTGCTAAGTTATCTGCAGCGGGATGGTGAAATAAACCACAGTTATTTGAATGCTTATACCGAGGGGTTTGAGACCGCACTCCGCATGGCAGAAAAAACCGCGCCTAGCGTCGACTCCGTGGCACTACGCTGTGGCCTCGAAGTGTCTGTGGTTCAAGCGTTTTATCGACTCTTCTCCCGCACAGAGCGGGTGGTCACTGTCTACTCTCAGGGCATTAATCAATCAACCAGTGGTTCGGATAAGGTCAATGCCATTATCAACTGCCATCTGGCCACCGGGCGTATCGGTCGCCCCGGCATGGGCCCCTTCTCTTTTACTGGCCAACCAAACGCCATGGGAGGGCGCGAAGTAGGCGGGTTGGCCAATATGTTGGCCGCTCATATGGAGATAAAAAACCCCGCGCACCGTACTTTAGTACAAAGCTTCTGGGGCTCACCCGCCATTCCTAAACAAAGCGGCCGCAAGGCGGTAGATATGTTTGATGATATTGCCAAGGGAAAGATCAAGGCTGTATGGATCATGGCCACCAACCCCGCAGCCAGCATGCCCAATGCAGACCACGTTGCAGAAGCGATCAAACAGTGCGAGTTTGTAGTGGTCTCCGATTGCGTTAAGCAGACCGACACCACCCTCCGTGCCAATATTTTATTACCGGCCCAAGGCTGGGGGGAGAAGAGCGGCACCGTTACCAATTCTGAACGACGTATCTCACGCCAGAGAGCTTTTCAGGCGGCTGCCGGTGAAGCAAAACCCGATTGGTGGATAATCTCTGAGGTGGCCAAGCGTATGGGGTATAGCGATGGTTTTAATTATCAACACCCTTACGAAATATTTAACGAACACGCGGCTCTTTCCGGATATAGAAACAACGGAGAGCGTGACTTCGACCTTTCGGCACTGAGCAGTCAAACTCAACAGAGTTACCACCAGCTATCACCCATCCAGTGGCCAGTGAATCAACAGCAGCCTGCGGGGAGTGCTCGCATGTTTAGTGATGGCCATTTTTTCACGCCATCAGGCAAGGCACAGTTTCAAGCCATTGAGCCACGGCTACCCGCACACATGCCCTGTGACAGCTTTCCCTTTATTCTGAATACTGGGCGGGTACGCGACCAGTGGCACACCATGACCCGCACTGGAAAGGCGCCACGGCTATCTGAGCATAGCCCCGAACCCTACATCGCCATTCATCCTGATGATGCCGTGGCGCTCTCTATCAATGAGGATGCGTTAGCCACGGTGACCAGCCGCTGGGGTGAGATGATCGGGCGAGTACGCTTGGACAACGGCCAGCGCCGTGGTGAATTGTTTGCGCCGATGCACTGGAGCGAGCAGTTTTCCAGCAGGGGAAAAGCCTCCGCAGTGGTCAATCCTGCGGTAGACCCGCTTTCGGGCCAACCTGAGTTTAAACATACGCCGGTGCAGCTTAAGCCTTACCAAACCGCATGGCACGGCTTTATCCTTTCGCGCCGCGCATTAAAACTGGAAGGGGTCTGTTACTGGGCAAGGGCAACCGGCAATAACCACTATCGATACGAAGTGGCGGGTGAGCAACGCTCCAAAGATCTCCCCGCATGGGCGAGAAGTTATCTTTGCACCTCAAATAATGATGTCAACTGGGTCGAACTGCTGGATAACGGCGCAAACACCTATCGAGGTATTCGTATGACAGGAGATCAAGTGGAGAGCTGTATTTTCATCGCCCCGGACAAAGCGCTGCCACCCCGCAGTTGGCTCGCCTCACTTTTTGAAAAAGAGGTGCTGGATAATGATGAGCGCCGTGCACTGCTCACTGGAAAGCCACCGGTCGGCCAGGTTGATACCGGGCGTGTGGTCTGCGCCTGTTTCAAGGTAGGTGAAAACAGTATTCGAGAGGCGATCCAAAAACATGGCTTGAAAAGTGTGGAAGAGATTGGTAGCTATCTGAATGCCGGCACAAATTGTGGCTCATGTGTGCCGGAGTTAAAAAAGTTGCTGGGTTAA
- a CDS encoding TlpA family protein disulfide reductase, translated as MIKYLASAGLLLLLSFPLQADPLATFGAEPVSGAATAFILPDLEGEIHALAQWQGKVVMLNFWATWCAPCRDEMPGMERLWQRYGEDGLVVVAISVDEGMERRVAKFVEILRLTYPILLDPDYAVGDLYQVSGLPHSLLIDREGQLIAKVVGQREWDSAESFALIESLLSQ; from the coding sequence ATGATTAAATATTTGGCTTCAGCTGGCCTGTTGCTGCTTCTGAGCTTTCCGTTGCAGGCTGACCCTCTGGCAACATTTGGTGCGGAACCGGTGTCGGGAGCAGCAACGGCCTTTATCTTGCCGGACCTTGAGGGTGAAATTCATGCCTTGGCGCAGTGGCAGGGCAAGGTGGTGATGCTCAACTTCTGGGCAACCTGGTGTGCCCCTTGTCGGGACGAAATGCCGGGAATGGAACGGCTTTGGCAACGCTATGGTGAGGATGGCCTAGTGGTAGTGGCGATATCTGTTGATGAGGGAATGGAGCGCCGGGTTGCCAAATTTGTTGAGATATTGAGATTAACCTATCCGATTTTACTCGACCCAGACTATGCGGTAGGTGACCTTTATCAAGTGAGCGGGCTGCCACACAGTCTATTGATTGACCGTGAAGGGCAGTTGATTGCAAAGGTTGTGGGCCAGCGTGAGTGGGATAGTGCAGAGTCTTTTGCGTTAATTGAGTCACTACTCTCCCAGTGA
- the acnB gene encoding bifunctional aconitate hydratase 2/2-methylisocitrate dehydratase translates to MIEAYNQHVAEREADGLPPLALNAEQTAALVELIKQPPVGKEAFLVELLVERVPAGVDDAAYVKAAFLAAITTGDAVSPLIDAARATELLGTMLGGYNIEALIAALDKDAIAPIAVTALSKTLLMFDAFNDVIAKAKAGNGYAKQVADSWANAEWFTNKPEMPKEIQVTVFKVPGETNTDDLSPASEAWSRPDIPLHAKTMLVAKMPDAMEKIAELKAKGNPLAYVGDVVGTGSSRKSAINSVLWHMGNNIPFVPNKRQGGVILGGKIAPIFFNTAEDSGALPIECDVAQLNMGDVITIKPYQGVIENEAGEVISRFDLKPATMADEVRAGGRIPLIIGRSLTDKTREALDLSASTLFTRPTPAAETGKGYTLAQKIVGKACSVEGIRPGTYCEPRITTVGSQDTTGAMTRDELKELACLGFSADLVMQSFCHTAAYPKPVDISLQHTLPSFFNNRGGVALRPGDGVIHSWLNRMLLPDTVGTGGDSHTRFPMGISFPAGSGLVAFAAALGVMPLDMPESVLVRFKGKMQPGITLRDLVNAIPLAAIQQGLLTVEKTGKKNIFSGRILEIEGLEQMKVEQAFELSDASAERSAAGCTVKLDQAPIIEYLKSNITLLKWMIANDYADAKTLSRRVESMEQWLENPVLLEGDGDAEYAEIIEIDLAEIKEPILCCPNDPDDVKLLSEVAGEKIDEVFIGSCMTNIGHFRAAGKVLEAFGGAVPTRLWIAPPTKMDEHQLTEEGYYSIYGKAGARTEMPGCSLCMGNQARVADSAVVMSTSTRNFPNRLGKDAMVYLGSAELAAVCAQMGKIPTVAEYHEAVKTIEPLAADTYRYLNFHEIEEYKKVADKVIPITAG, encoded by the coding sequence ATGATCGAAGCATATAATCAACACGTTGCTGAACGTGAAGCAGATGGCTTGCCCCCCTTGGCACTGAATGCGGAGCAAACAGCCGCACTCGTGGAATTGATTAAACAACCACCCGTGGGCAAAGAAGCATTTTTGGTGGAACTGCTGGTAGAGCGTGTGCCTGCCGGTGTAGATGATGCTGCTTACGTCAAAGCGGCCTTCCTTGCAGCCATTACAACGGGCGATGCCGTTTCACCGTTAATTGATGCCGCCCGTGCCACTGAGTTGTTAGGCACTATGCTGGGTGGTTACAACATCGAGGCATTAATTGCAGCACTGGATAAGGATGCGATTGCACCGATTGCGGTCACCGCACTCTCAAAAACACTGCTGATGTTTGATGCTTTTAACGATGTGATCGCCAAGGCCAAGGCGGGTAACGGTTATGCCAAGCAGGTCGCGGATTCCTGGGCCAATGCTGAGTGGTTCACCAACAAACCTGAGATGCCAAAAGAGATTCAAGTCACCGTCTTCAAAGTGCCTGGTGAAACCAATACAGATGACCTCTCCCCCGCCTCAGAAGCGTGGAGTCGCCCGGATATTCCGCTCCATGCCAAGACCATGCTGGTGGCCAAAATGCCCGATGCAATGGAGAAGATTGCCGAACTGAAAGCCAAGGGTAATCCACTCGCCTATGTGGGCGATGTGGTTGGAACCGGCTCTTCCCGTAAATCAGCCATCAACTCGGTGCTGTGGCATATGGGAAATAATATCCCCTTCGTACCTAACAAGCGCCAGGGTGGAGTGATACTGGGTGGCAAGATAGCCCCCATTTTCTTTAATACGGCAGAAGACTCGGGCGCATTGCCGATTGAATGCGATGTCGCACAATTGAATATGGGTGATGTGATTACCATCAAACCCTATCAGGGCGTGATTGAAAATGAAGCAGGAGAGGTGATCTCCCGCTTTGATCTTAAGCCAGCCACGATGGCTGATGAAGTGCGAGCAGGGGGTCGTATCCCGCTGATTATTGGTCGATCGCTAACCGATAAAACCCGAGAAGCACTGGACTTGTCGGCATCGACACTCTTCACCCGGCCAACACCCGCCGCAGAGACAGGGAAAGGTTATACTCTGGCGCAGAAGATAGTCGGCAAGGCGTGTAGTGTTGAGGGTATCCGCCCGGGCACCTATTGTGAGCCGCGTATAACAACGGTTGGCTCACAGGATACCACCGGCGCGATGACCCGAGATGAGCTGAAAGAGCTGGCATGTCTCGGTTTCTCTGCTGACTTGGTGATGCAATCGTTTTGCCACACAGCCGCCTACCCCAAGCCGGTTGATATTAGCCTGCAACACACCCTCCCCAGCTTCTTCAACAACCGTGGTGGTGTTGCGCTACGACCTGGGGATGGGGTGATCCACTCCTGGTTAAATCGGATGTTGTTACCCGACACGGTGGGGACCGGGGGTGATTCCCACACCCGCTTTCCAATGGGTATCAGCTTTCCTGCAGGCTCTGGATTGGTGGCCTTTGCCGCTGCATTGGGCGTTATGCCGCTGGATATGCCCGAGTCGGTTCTGGTGCGTTTTAAGGGCAAGATGCAACCAGGCATTACCCTGCGTGACCTGGTCAACGCGATTCCATTGGCAGCGATTCAGCAAGGTTTGCTGACGGTAGAGAAAACGGGCAAGAAAAATATTTTCTCGGGTCGCATTCTGGAGATTGAGGGTTTGGAGCAGATGAAGGTTGAACAAGCCTTTGAGCTATCCGATGCATCAGCCGAACGCTCTGCGGCCGGTTGTACAGTTAAACTGGATCAAGCACCGATCATCGAATACCTTAAATCCAACATCACACTGTTAAAGTGGATGATCGCCAATGACTATGCGGATGCCAAAACCCTCAGCCGCCGTGTTGAATCAATGGAGCAGTGGCTGGAAAACCCGGTATTGCTGGAGGGGGATGGTGATGCTGAATATGCAGAAATTATCGAGATTGATTTGGCCGAGATAAAAGAGCCGATTCTCTGCTGTCCCAATGATCCTGATGACGTTAAGTTGCTCTCAGAAGTGGCGGGCGAGAAAATTGATGAGGTCTTCATCGGTTCGTGTATGACTAATATTGGCCATTTCCGCGCAGCGGGTAAAGTGCTTGAAGCCTTTGGTGGCGCAGTTCCCACCCGCCTGTGGATCGCACCACCCACTAAAATGGACGAGCATCAACTAACGGAAGAGGGCTACTACAGCATCTACGGCAAAGCGGGAGCCCGCACTGAAATGCCTGGCTGCTCACTCTGCATGGGTAATCAGGCCCGCGTAGCAGACAGCGCAGTGGTGATGTCCACCTCAACCCGAAACTTTCCAAATCGCTTGGGTAAGGATGCCATGGTCTACCTGGGGTCGGCTGAGCTGGCGGCGGTTTGTGCGCAGATGGGCAAGATCCCCACGGTTGCTGAGTATCATGAAGCGGTCAAAACTATAGAGCCACTGGCGGCTGATACCTATCGCTACCTCAATTTTCATGAAATTGAAGAGTACAAAAAGGTGGCCGATAAGGTGATTCCAATTACCGCTGGGTAA
- a CDS encoding peroxiredoxin family protein has protein sequence MFFVKLVGLLMLLLLSACQDDLNPSDSDERPVVQTGIIGNQVGQIAPDFTAGSTTLNTAHTLSSDLQTYDAVVLYFTMWCPICDEHMSHLRATYVSNYPNVQFFLVDYVSGSLEAARNTQLASGYGDMRVLVDVNREIEFLYEGTMGSTVVINNSGIVLMNQGYSDGRQLGQVLGELP, from the coding sequence ATGTTCTTCGTTAAACTTGTTGGCCTACTCATGCTGTTGCTGTTAAGTGCCTGCCAAGATGACCTGAATCCATCGGATAGCGATGAGCGGCCTGTGGTTCAGACCGGTATTATTGGCAATCAAGTAGGGCAAATTGCCCCTGACTTTACGGCAGGCTCAACAACACTAAACACCGCCCACACACTCTCTTCTGATTTACAAACCTATGATGCAGTGGTGCTCTATTTCACCATGTGGTGTCCTATTTGTGATGAGCATATGAGCCATCTGCGTGCGACTTATGTGAGCAACTACCCCAATGTGCAATTTTTCCTGGTGGATTATGTGAGCGGCTCGCTGGAGGCTGCACGTAATACACAACTTGCCAGTGGTTATGGCGATATGAGAGTGCTGGTTGATGTAAACCGGGAGATTGAATTTCTTTATGAAGGCACCATGGGGAGTACGGTTGTGATTAATAACAGTGGTATTGTGCTTATGAACCAAGGCTATAGTGATGGTCGTCAACTGGGTCAGGTATTGGGGGAGCTGCCATGA
- the crp gene encoding cAMP-activated global transcriptional regulator CRP: MKFTPPQPDAVIELFLSHCHRRKHAAKSTIIHAGDTPETLYYITEGSVAVYIEDEDGREIVLAYLNAGDFFGEMGLFDKESQGRSAIIRARVSCELAEIGYDKFRRLIQEHPEIMFSLASQMALRLRNTSLKVGHLAFMDVTGRVARTLLDLSKQPDAMTHPDGMQIKITRQELGRIAGCSREMVGKVLKNLEEQGLITARGKTMVIRGTR, from the coding sequence ATGAAATTTACCCCGCCACAGCCGGATGCTGTTATTGAGCTTTTTCTCAGTCACTGCCACCGTCGCAAGCACGCTGCTAAGAGCACGATTATCCACGCGGGTGACACCCCTGAGACCCTCTACTACATTACTGAAGGCTCGGTCGCGGTGTATATAGAAGATGAGGATGGGCGCGAGATTGTGCTCGCCTATCTTAATGCGGGTGATTTCTTTGGTGAAATGGGGCTGTTTGATAAAGAGTCACAAGGGCGCAGCGCCATCATTCGTGCACGGGTAAGTTGTGAGTTGGCAGAGATTGGCTACGATAAATTTCGTCGACTTATCCAGGAGCACCCCGAGATCATGTTTTCCCTCGCCAGCCAGATGGCGCTCAGGCTACGCAACACCAGCCTTAAAGTAGGCCATCTTGCCTTTATGGATGTGACCGGACGGGTTGCCCGTACCCTGCTCGACCTGAGTAAGCAGCCGGATGCCATGACCCACCCCGATGGCATGCAGATCAAAATAACCCGTCAGGAGTTAGGACGCATTGCAGGGTGTTCGCGGGAGATGGTAGGCAAAGTATTAAAAAATCTGGAGGAGCAGGGGTTGATCACCGCTCGCGGGAAAACCATGGTTATTCGCGGTACACGCTGA